A single Pagrus major chromosome 19, Pma_NU_1.0 DNA region contains:
- the ncapg2 gene encoding condensin-2 complex subunit G2 isoform X1 encodes MSKRKAFLEAACKENVEDFLRFIQLHKDKTEPFDVEEVVQEMPRDQRQTLWGKLASLLQDVLQELPPERWERGREEGMEEESAVDPKHVMAVVDGVTLVAAVSLNVLQDGDTYTALLEIAHRLHDVLVLLPVPEAPLQHHIHTLCEAWWKKDLTDKEKFGRTAFLIALQKSFVLKKPGAEIQRVWSLHDVLLSLDYTSEDNKQIVDLLLQCFQRPIYIRNDDGKRFLVVLFSWNVNFIWVIHGTIKNQLEFYSKTMTTHIMEIYFRAWKKASGDFLEQIESACIQDFMQNAIFLHRASPVHAKVRQIVSYFHSRKGCHAVDKMLHNLYKPILWKALSATNFEVRANATLLFTEAFPIHDPDQSNQKVDETIQKQLDAAMGLLDDTHPTVRSNATLGVCKILAKCWELLPPTIITDFLKKLVFELAADSSSPDVRCSVFKCLTIVLDNALSHPLLEKLLPTLKYSLHDNSEKVRTAFLDMLIKVKAVRAAKFWDVCSMDHLLARLAIDSHSVSKRIVDLLYKSFFPVNESEREWCCRCITLIQMNPMAARKFYQFAHKHTAPTNIIKLMLAIRRVLNSCIQTDFDQTDINDSNKENSAQAEPLLGKDMAIVSRLLEVVVILWRSVEKALRQNEEAQKYTYAKFGNVIAKYFQAFEDDQCTVPLVQLASFMPPAAVPTFSCGVLSRLRRLEPGAVPSQYSQLLDCMCSWGQVADILELVTDWLTEALPRQGDKANANRKVRIIETVEAKPELALVYLEYLFSHTSTREKVLALDERPLKQLHTALGNWRSVLYTHLSSTTEDPKSPDVETALKVFVYHGRLGAHLQHTSSDGREYLLSLEHVAAWVAERVLPFLAKRPNGGDEDEEKEKSPPLAAKITESFLTVCRDVLLVGLGDDTFKGQMLHLCSLTLLSEAGYLCIPAVLPILKEVVDGFVPDHNNQAQENEEDPTTVILGVVANIFHKIVELLVRRLRKEPEEGKQLCQSALPALTDFLQVAQAWDTAPLSGVFSTLFAVIVVEQSHLLQKITHPEEVITPESVEDMPALPSILLSVILKSPSVTRAFLTEVSSSVDSEAISSLNEVAAVLRVLAVIKHVGQSKAALKSAATSAQQQLHKHAATSVDGSDIQRVIYESSVKTLNEILDL; translated from the exons ATCCAGCTTCAT AAGGACAAAACGGAGCCTTTTgatgtggaggaggtggtgcaGGAGATGCCAAGAGACCAGAGGCAGACTCTGTGGGGGAAACTGGCTTCACTCCTTCAGGACGTCCTGCAGGAGTTACCTCCAGAGCGCTGGGAGAGGGGCAGGGAGGAGGGCATGGAAGAGGAGTCAGCTGTAGACCCT AAACATGTCATGGCTGTTGTGGATGGCGTGACACTCGTGGCTGCAGTGTCCTTAAATGTCCTACAAGATGGTGACACCTACACCGCCCTCCTAGAAATTGCCCACAGGCTTCATG ATGTTCTGGTGTTGCTGCCTGTACCAGAGGCACCTCTGCAACATCATATCCACACACTGTGTGAGGCCTGGTGGAAGAAGGATctgacagacaaagaaaagtttGGTCGCACCGCTTTCCTCATCGCTCTGCAGAAAAGCTTCGTTTTGAAGAAACCA GGTGCTGAGATCCAAAGAGTGTGGAGTCTTCACGATGTGCTGTTGAGTCTGGACTACACATCAGAAGACAACAAGCAGATTGTCGACTTGTTGCTTCAGTGCTTTCAACGTCCTATTTACATTAGAAATGACGAC GGAAAACGATTCCTGGTGGTTCTTTTCAGCTGGAACGTCAACTTCATCTGGGTTATCCATGGCACCATCAAAAACCAGCTGGAGTTTTATAGCAA GACCATGACGACTCATATTATGGAGATCTACTTCAGAGCATGGAAGAAGGCCAGCGGGGACTTCCTGGAGCAGATTGAGAGCGCGTGCATTCAGGATTTTATGCAGAATGCGATCTTCCTTCATCGTGCTTCTCCTGTCCACGCCAAAGTCCGACAG ATTGTTAGCTATTTCCACTCAAGGAAGGGCTGTCACGCAGTGGACAAGATGCTCCACAATCTTTACAAGCCTATTCTCTGGAAGGCTTTAAGT GCTACAAACTTTGAGGTGCGCGCAAACGCCACTTTGCTTTTTACTGAGGCCTTCCCGATCCATGACCCGGATCAGAGCAACCAGAAAGTAGATGAGACCATTCAGAAGCAGCTGGATGCAGCAATG GGCCTCCTCGATGACACTCACCCCACTGTACGCTCTAATGCCACCCTGGGAGTCTGTAAGATCCTTGCTAAGTGCTGGGAGCTCCTGCCTCCTACAATCATCACAGACTTCCTGAAGAAGCTGGTGTTTGAGCTGgcagctgacagcagctccCCTGATGTCCGCTGCTCCGTCTTCAAG TGTCTGACTATTGTCTTGGACAACGCCCTCAGCCATCCACTGTTGGAAAAACTCCTGCCTACTCTCAAATACAGCCTTCACGACAACTCGGAGAAAGTCCGCACAGCTTTCCTTGACATGCTTATCAAGGTGAAGGCAGTCCGTGCTGCCAAG TTTTGGGACGTGTGCAGCATGGACCACCTGCTTGCCCGCCTGGCTATCGATTCCCATTCAGTTTCCAAGCGCATCGTCGATCTGCTCTACAAGTCCTTCTTCCCCGTCAACGAGTCGGAGCGGGAGTGGTGCTGTCGCTGCATCACCCTAATCCAGATGAACCCCATGGCTGCCAGGAAGTTCTACCAGTTtgcccacaaacacacagccccCACTAACATAA taAAGCTGATGTTGGCCATTCGCCGTGTTCTGAACAGCTGCATCCAGACTGACTTTGACCAGACAGACATTAATGACAGCAACAAGGAGAACAGCGCA CAGGCTGAACCTCTGCTGGGGAAAGACATGGCCATCGTGTCCCGTCTGCTGGAGGTCGTGGTCATCCTGTGGAGAAGTGTTGAGAAGGCCTTGAGACAAAATGAAGAGGCCCAGAAGTACACGTATGCCAAGTTTGGAAATGTCATTGCCAAGTATTTCCAGGCCTTTGAG GATGATCAGTGTACAGTTCCTCTTGTACAACTGGCTTCCTTCATGCCTCCAGCTGCAGTTCCAACATTCAG CTGTGGCGTCCTGTCCAGACTGAGGAGATTGGAACCAGGAGCTGTGCCCTCACAGTACAGCCAGCTGTTAGACTGCATGTGCAGCTGGGGCCAGGTTGCTGACATCCTGGAACTCGTCACTGATTGGCTCACAGAGGCTCTGCCCAGGCAAGGG GACAAGGCAAACGCCAATCGAAAGGTCCGTATCATAGAGACGGTGGAGGCCAAACCAGAGCTGGCACTGGTCTACCTGGAGTACCTGTTCAGCCACACTTCAACACGAGAGAAAGTCCTGGCTCTTGATGAAAGGCCACTGAAgcagctccatacagctctgGGAAACTGGAGG TCAGTGCTGTACACTCACCTGAGCTCCACCACAGAAGACCCTAAAAGTCCTGATGTCGAGACGGCACTCAAAGTCTTTGTGTACCACGGCCGCCTCGGTGCTCATCTGCAACATACT TCCTCAGATGGTCGAGAATACCTCCTCTCTTTGGAGCATGTGGCAGCGTGGGTAGCTGAGAGGGTGCTGCCCTTCCTGGCTAAACGTCCCAACGGtggtgatgaggatgaagagaaggagaagtcTCCGCCACTGGCTGCAAAGATAACTGAG AGTTTCCTGACAGTGTGCAGAGACGTTTTGCTCGTTGGTCTGGGCGACGACACGTTCAAGGGTCAAATGCTCCACCTGTGCTCACTCACCCTCCTGTCAG AGGCAGGCTACCTATGCATTCCTGCAGTGCTCCCTATTTTGAAGGAGGTGGTAGATGGCTTTGTACCCGACCACAACAACCAGGCTCAGGAAAATGAGGAAGACCCAACCACTGTAATCCTGGGCGTGGTGGCCAACATCTTCCACAAGATTGTCGAGCTCTTGGTTCGCCGTCTTAGGAAGGAACCAGAGGAAGGAAAACAG CTGTGCCAGTCCGCCCTTCCCGCCCTGACAGACTTCCTCCAAGTGGCTCAGGCCTGGGACACGGCGCCTCTCAGCGGAGTCTTCTCGACTCTTTTTGCTGTCATCGTCGTGGAGCAAAGTCATTTGCTTCAGAAG ATTACCCATCCTGAGGAGGTGATCACCCCAGAGTCAGTGGAGGACATGCCTGCTCTGCCCAGCATCCTACTGTCTGTCATCCTCAAATCACCCTCTGTTACCAG GGCATTTTTGACAGAGGTCAGCTCATCTGTGGACTCGGAGGCCATCAGCAGTCTGAATGAAGTGGCCGCCGTCCTGCGCGTCTTGGCGGTCATCAAACACG TGGGGCAGTCTAAAGCGGCCTTGAAGAGCGCTGCCACGTCcgcccagcagcagctccacaaACACGCAGCCACATCTGTAGACGGCAGTGACATCCAGAG GGTTATTTATGAATCTTCTGTGAAGACCTTGAATGAAATTCTGGATTTATAA
- the ncapg2 gene encoding condensin-2 complex subunit G2 isoform X2 — MSKRKAFLEAACKENVEDFLRFIQLHKDKTEPFDVEEVVQEMPRDQRQTLWGKLASLLQDVLQELPPERWERGREEGMEEESAVDPKHVMAVVDGVTLVAAVSLNVLQDGDTYTALLEIAHRLHDVLVLLPVPEAPLQHHIHTLCEAWWKKDLTDKEKFGRTAFLIALQKSFVLKKPGAEIQRVWSLHDVLLSLDYTSEDNKQIVDLLLQCFQRPIYIRNDDGKRFLVVLFSWNVNFIWVIHGTIKNQLEFYSKTMTTHIMEIYFRAWKKASGDFLEQIESACIQDFMQNAIFLHRASPVHAKVRQIVSYFHSRKGCHAVDKMLHNLYKPILWKALSATNFEVRANATLLFTEAFPIHDPDQSNQKVDETIQKQLDAAMGLLDDTHPTVRSNATLGVCKILAKCWELLPPTIITDFLKKLVFELAADSSSPDVRCSVFKCLTIVLDNALSHPLLEKLLPTLKYSLHDNSEKVRTAFLDMLIKVKAVRAAKFWDVCSMDHLLARLAIDSHSVSKRIVDLLYKSFFPVNESEREWCCRCITLIQMNPMAARKFYQFAHKHTAPTNIIKLMLAIRRVLNSCIQTDFDQTDINDSNKENSAAEPLLGKDMAIVSRLLEVVVILWRSVEKALRQNEEAQKYTYAKFGNVIAKYFQAFEDDQCTVPLVQLASFMPPAAVPTFSCGVLSRLRRLEPGAVPSQYSQLLDCMCSWGQVADILELVTDWLTEALPRQGDKANANRKVRIIETVEAKPELALVYLEYLFSHTSTREKVLALDERPLKQLHTALGNWRSVLYTHLSSTTEDPKSPDVETALKVFVYHGRLGAHLQHTSSDGREYLLSLEHVAAWVAERVLPFLAKRPNGGDEDEEKEKSPPLAAKITESFLTVCRDVLLVGLGDDTFKGQMLHLCSLTLLSEAGYLCIPAVLPILKEVVDGFVPDHNNQAQENEEDPTTVILGVVANIFHKIVELLVRRLRKEPEEGKQLCQSALPALTDFLQVAQAWDTAPLSGVFSTLFAVIVVEQSHLLQKITHPEEVITPESVEDMPALPSILLSVILKSPSVTRAFLTEVSSSVDSEAISSLNEVAAVLRVLAVIKHVGQSKAALKSAATSAQQQLHKHAATSVDGSDIQRVIYESSVKTLNEILDL; from the exons ATCCAGCTTCAT AAGGACAAAACGGAGCCTTTTgatgtggaggaggtggtgcaGGAGATGCCAAGAGACCAGAGGCAGACTCTGTGGGGGAAACTGGCTTCACTCCTTCAGGACGTCCTGCAGGAGTTACCTCCAGAGCGCTGGGAGAGGGGCAGGGAGGAGGGCATGGAAGAGGAGTCAGCTGTAGACCCT AAACATGTCATGGCTGTTGTGGATGGCGTGACACTCGTGGCTGCAGTGTCCTTAAATGTCCTACAAGATGGTGACACCTACACCGCCCTCCTAGAAATTGCCCACAGGCTTCATG ATGTTCTGGTGTTGCTGCCTGTACCAGAGGCACCTCTGCAACATCATATCCACACACTGTGTGAGGCCTGGTGGAAGAAGGATctgacagacaaagaaaagtttGGTCGCACCGCTTTCCTCATCGCTCTGCAGAAAAGCTTCGTTTTGAAGAAACCA GGTGCTGAGATCCAAAGAGTGTGGAGTCTTCACGATGTGCTGTTGAGTCTGGACTACACATCAGAAGACAACAAGCAGATTGTCGACTTGTTGCTTCAGTGCTTTCAACGTCCTATTTACATTAGAAATGACGAC GGAAAACGATTCCTGGTGGTTCTTTTCAGCTGGAACGTCAACTTCATCTGGGTTATCCATGGCACCATCAAAAACCAGCTGGAGTTTTATAGCAA GACCATGACGACTCATATTATGGAGATCTACTTCAGAGCATGGAAGAAGGCCAGCGGGGACTTCCTGGAGCAGATTGAGAGCGCGTGCATTCAGGATTTTATGCAGAATGCGATCTTCCTTCATCGTGCTTCTCCTGTCCACGCCAAAGTCCGACAG ATTGTTAGCTATTTCCACTCAAGGAAGGGCTGTCACGCAGTGGACAAGATGCTCCACAATCTTTACAAGCCTATTCTCTGGAAGGCTTTAAGT GCTACAAACTTTGAGGTGCGCGCAAACGCCACTTTGCTTTTTACTGAGGCCTTCCCGATCCATGACCCGGATCAGAGCAACCAGAAAGTAGATGAGACCATTCAGAAGCAGCTGGATGCAGCAATG GGCCTCCTCGATGACACTCACCCCACTGTACGCTCTAATGCCACCCTGGGAGTCTGTAAGATCCTTGCTAAGTGCTGGGAGCTCCTGCCTCCTACAATCATCACAGACTTCCTGAAGAAGCTGGTGTTTGAGCTGgcagctgacagcagctccCCTGATGTCCGCTGCTCCGTCTTCAAG TGTCTGACTATTGTCTTGGACAACGCCCTCAGCCATCCACTGTTGGAAAAACTCCTGCCTACTCTCAAATACAGCCTTCACGACAACTCGGAGAAAGTCCGCACAGCTTTCCTTGACATGCTTATCAAGGTGAAGGCAGTCCGTGCTGCCAAG TTTTGGGACGTGTGCAGCATGGACCACCTGCTTGCCCGCCTGGCTATCGATTCCCATTCAGTTTCCAAGCGCATCGTCGATCTGCTCTACAAGTCCTTCTTCCCCGTCAACGAGTCGGAGCGGGAGTGGTGCTGTCGCTGCATCACCCTAATCCAGATGAACCCCATGGCTGCCAGGAAGTTCTACCAGTTtgcccacaaacacacagccccCACTAACATAA taAAGCTGATGTTGGCCATTCGCCGTGTTCTGAACAGCTGCATCCAGACTGACTTTGACCAGACAGACATTAATGACAGCAACAAGGAGAACAGCGCA GCTGAACCTCTGCTGGGGAAAGACATGGCCATCGTGTCCCGTCTGCTGGAGGTCGTGGTCATCCTGTGGAGAAGTGTTGAGAAGGCCTTGAGACAAAATGAAGAGGCCCAGAAGTACACGTATGCCAAGTTTGGAAATGTCATTGCCAAGTATTTCCAGGCCTTTGAG GATGATCAGTGTACAGTTCCTCTTGTACAACTGGCTTCCTTCATGCCTCCAGCTGCAGTTCCAACATTCAG CTGTGGCGTCCTGTCCAGACTGAGGAGATTGGAACCAGGAGCTGTGCCCTCACAGTACAGCCAGCTGTTAGACTGCATGTGCAGCTGGGGCCAGGTTGCTGACATCCTGGAACTCGTCACTGATTGGCTCACAGAGGCTCTGCCCAGGCAAGGG GACAAGGCAAACGCCAATCGAAAGGTCCGTATCATAGAGACGGTGGAGGCCAAACCAGAGCTGGCACTGGTCTACCTGGAGTACCTGTTCAGCCACACTTCAACACGAGAGAAAGTCCTGGCTCTTGATGAAAGGCCACTGAAgcagctccatacagctctgGGAAACTGGAGG TCAGTGCTGTACACTCACCTGAGCTCCACCACAGAAGACCCTAAAAGTCCTGATGTCGAGACGGCACTCAAAGTCTTTGTGTACCACGGCCGCCTCGGTGCTCATCTGCAACATACT TCCTCAGATGGTCGAGAATACCTCCTCTCTTTGGAGCATGTGGCAGCGTGGGTAGCTGAGAGGGTGCTGCCCTTCCTGGCTAAACGTCCCAACGGtggtgatgaggatgaagagaaggagaagtcTCCGCCACTGGCTGCAAAGATAACTGAG AGTTTCCTGACAGTGTGCAGAGACGTTTTGCTCGTTGGTCTGGGCGACGACACGTTCAAGGGTCAAATGCTCCACCTGTGCTCACTCACCCTCCTGTCAG AGGCAGGCTACCTATGCATTCCTGCAGTGCTCCCTATTTTGAAGGAGGTGGTAGATGGCTTTGTACCCGACCACAACAACCAGGCTCAGGAAAATGAGGAAGACCCAACCACTGTAATCCTGGGCGTGGTGGCCAACATCTTCCACAAGATTGTCGAGCTCTTGGTTCGCCGTCTTAGGAAGGAACCAGAGGAAGGAAAACAG CTGTGCCAGTCCGCCCTTCCCGCCCTGACAGACTTCCTCCAAGTGGCTCAGGCCTGGGACACGGCGCCTCTCAGCGGAGTCTTCTCGACTCTTTTTGCTGTCATCGTCGTGGAGCAAAGTCATTTGCTTCAGAAG ATTACCCATCCTGAGGAGGTGATCACCCCAGAGTCAGTGGAGGACATGCCTGCTCTGCCCAGCATCCTACTGTCTGTCATCCTCAAATCACCCTCTGTTACCAG GGCATTTTTGACAGAGGTCAGCTCATCTGTGGACTCGGAGGCCATCAGCAGTCTGAATGAAGTGGCCGCCGTCCTGCGCGTCTTGGCGGTCATCAAACACG TGGGGCAGTCTAAAGCGGCCTTGAAGAGCGCTGCCACGTCcgcccagcagcagctccacaaACACGCAGCCACATCTGTAGACGGCAGTGACATCCAGAG GGTTATTTATGAATCTTCTGTGAAGACCTTGAATGAAATTCTGGATTTATAA